The proteins below come from a single Campylobacter sp. CCUG 57310 genomic window:
- a CDS encoding ATPase: MNSTELFSDKRLSNYTSEAEHRDNFLLMQKLAPKLGILEIITRNKVAKILNIDDDTFISRQTFGYWVTLLNIIKIHNDLVCLDSIDFSRYSKYNRQIKSGMLHYKKVKIAYSLILTIRNRAFHFENLYKLNKNGAPRISTKHDEIIVGIDPDLLESFIDDILECFDNGLKEYFLRGL; this comes from the coding sequence ATGAACTCCACAGAACTATTTTCAGACAAGAGATTAAGCAATTACACAAGTGAAGCGGAGCATAGGGATAATTTTTTATTAATGCAAAAATTAGCCCCAAAGCTTGGTATTTTAGAGATTATTACTCGTAATAAGGTAGCTAAGATTTTAAATATTGATGATGACACATTCATATCTAGGCAAACTTTTGGATATTGGGTGACACTTTTAAACATTATTAAAATTCATAATGATTTGGTTTGTCTTGATAGTATAGATTTCTCAAGATACTCAAAATACAATAGGCAAATAAAAAGCGGAATGCTGCACTACAAAAAAGTAAAAATAGCTTATTCGTTGATTTTAACTATACGCAATCGTGCTTTTCATTTTGAAAATCTTTACAAGTTAAATAAAAATGGAGCACCTAGAATATCGACTAAACATGATGAAATAATAGTTGGAATAGACCCTGATTTACTAGAGAGCTTTATTGATGATATTTTAGAGTGTTTTGATAATGGGTTAAAAGAGTATTTTTTGAGAGGGCTTTAA
- a CDS encoding AlpA family transcriptional regulator translates to MKAKKICFDKPNLAPKEAAAYLNISISTLWRFTKKAEFPKPKRLSDRTILFNKSELDDYLQRMGA, encoded by the coding sequence ATGAAAGCTAAAAAAATATGCTTCGACAAACCAAATTTAGCACCAAAAGAGGCGGCAGCATATCTTAACATCTCAATATCTACGCTTTGGCGATTTACTAAAAAGGCAGAGTTTCCAAAGCCTAAGAGGCTATCGGATAGAACAATACTTTTTAACAAAAGCGAGTTAGACGACTATTTGCAAAGAATGGGGGCTTAA
- a CDS encoding site-specific integrase yields the protein MATFIKELELKKYNLSKGKSREWLKDIATEFLYVYITDTKKGLSKTFYYRYADKGDPKRKINQIVIGKYPSISLVEARTKANELTTMRERGEDINPEKNQAITFKDLAEQWIKKEQSKELASFDKQMGRINNHLYPLLKDKNIKTLTRLDLSNAIEKIQDKEAKKGLSHDTSKRAFYLMRKIMDYAVNKGYIDNNPARNIIFADTFKLSKTNNFKAITETDKLRELLRAFDDYQGSNSTKQALIFGIHTFLRSANVRGLKWQYVDLDKDLIIFPAKEMKLRNEFIMPISKQVKKILHTQKELLGSKSEYVFPSDVTNTKPLSENTLNYAIKRLGFGDDMVFHGLRTTASTLLNENIKAHGLDSEVIELCLDHRERNTVKAIYDRSQRLEDRAKLMQWWSDYLDEVKE from the coding sequence ATGGCTACTTTTATTAAAGAACTGGAGTTAAAAAAATATAATCTCTCTAAAGGTAAAAGTAGAGAGTGGCTAAAAGACATCGCAACCGAATTTTTATATGTGTATATAACCGATACTAAAAAAGGGCTGTCTAAGACCTTTTATTATCGCTATGCAGATAAAGGCGACCCAAAACGCAAGATAAATCAAATAGTTATCGGCAAATATCCAAGTATAAGCCTAGTCGAAGCAAGAACCAAAGCGAACGAGCTAACCACTATGAGAGAGCGAGGTGAGGATATAAACCCTGAAAAAAATCAGGCTATCACGTTTAAAGACCTAGCCGAACAATGGATAAAGAAAGAGCAAAGCAAAGAGCTGGCAAGCTTTGATAAGCAAATGGGGCGCATTAATAATCATCTCTATCCGCTATTAAAGGATAAGAATATCAAGACACTCACACGGCTAGACCTATCAAATGCAATAGAAAAAATACAAGACAAAGAGGCTAAAAAGGGCTTAAGCCACGACACATCAAAGCGAGCCTTTTACCTTATGCGTAAAATTATGGATTATGCAGTAAATAAGGGCTACATAGATAATAACCCTGCAAGAAATATCATATTTGCCGATACTTTTAAACTATCAAAGACTAACAATTTCAAAGCCATTACGGAAACGGACAAACTTAGAGAGCTTTTAAGGGCTTTTGATGATTATCAAGGCTCAAACAGCACAAAGCAGGCTTTAATATTCGGTATTCATACATTTTTACGCAGCGCAAATGTTAGAGGGCTTAAGTGGCAATATGTTGATCTTGACAAAGACCTCATCATATTCCCCGCTAAAGAGATGAAGCTAAGAAATGAATTTATTATGCCGATAAGCAAGCAAGTAAAAAAGATTTTACATACTCAAAAAGAGCTTTTGGGCTCAAAAAGTGAATATGTTTTTCCGAGCGATGTAACAAATACCAAGCCTTTAAGCGAAAACACGCTCAATTATGCGATTAAACGCTTAGGGTTTGGCGATGATATGGTATTTCACGGCTTACGCACGACAGCAAGCACGCTATTAAATGAAAATATCAAAGCTCACGGACTAGACAGCGAAGTAATAGAGCTATGTTTAGACCATAGAGAGCGCAACACGGTTAAGGCAATTTATGACAGAAGTCAAAGGCTAGAGGATAGAGCTAAGCTTATGCAATGGTGGAGTGATTATTTGGATGAGGTAAAAGAATAG
- a CDS encoding MalY/PatB family protein, whose product MRYDFDKVINRRGLDSIKWRCKEDELPMWVADMDFECAPEILAALQKRLNHGIFGYSALAAEWQSSICSWWSRRHKVDFKPEWLISCSAVVPAIASIIRKFSCPGDKILVQSPVYHAFFNIITNNGRQIADNKLIYNSQEYEIDFIDLENKLKDPLTRIMLLCNPHNPIGKIWSKAELEKIARLCYKNDVLLVSDEIHCDIVDPKLSYTPMALIKEYFQNCITCISPSKSFNIAGIQGAMVVTPNENLKDLIKRAFDNDKIAENNVFSAVATIAAYNESEAWLDELREYIYTNKILVREFLQTEIPTIKLVHSTATYLLWLDCSQICDDSSKLQKFLRSKFGLWVSEGGAFGGNGKQFLRMNIACPKELLKDGLSRLKKGINAFINSEKS is encoded by the coding sequence ATGAGATATGATTTTGATAAAGTTATAAATAGGCGTGGCTTAGACTCCATAAAATGGCGATGCAAAGAGGATGAGTTGCCGATGTGGGTAGCAGATATGGACTTTGAATGCGCGCCTGAAATTTTAGCCGCACTTCAAAAGCGTCTTAATCACGGTATATTTGGATACTCGGCCCTGGCCGCAGAGTGGCAAAGTTCGATTTGTTCGTGGTGGAGCAGAAGGCACAAAGTTGATTTTAAGCCTGAGTGGCTTATTTCCTGTAGCGCAGTGGTACCGGCGATTGCGAGCATAATACGTAAATTTTCTTGCCCCGGAGATAAAATCCTAGTCCAATCTCCTGTTTATCATGCATTTTTTAATATCATCACAAATAACGGCAGGCAAATTGCAGACAACAAGTTAATCTATAATTCGCAAGAGTATGAAATCGACTTTATAGATCTTGAAAACAAGCTTAAAGATCCGCTCACTCGCATAATGTTGCTTTGCAATCCGCACAATCCTATAGGCAAAATTTGGAGCAAAGCAGAGCTTGAAAAGATCGCCAGGCTATGCTACAAAAACGACGTTTTGTTAGTGTCTGATGAAATTCACTGCGATATCGTAGATCCTAAGCTTAGCTACACTCCCATGGCTTTGATTAAAGAGTATTTTCAAAACTGCATAACCTGCATCTCGCCCAGCAAGAGCTTTAATATCGCGGGCATTCAGGGTGCAATGGTCGTAACGCCAAATGAAAATTTAAAAGATCTTATAAAGCGCGCTTTTGATAACGATAAAATTGCCGAAAACAACGTATTTAGCGCAGTAGCGACGATAGCTGCGTATAATGAAAGCGAGGCGTGGCTTGATGAGCTTAGAGAGTATATCTATACTAATAAAATTTTGGTGCGGGAATTTTTACAAACCGAAATTCCAACTATCAAGCTCGTTCATTCGACGGCTACTTATTTGCTTTGGCTTGACTGCTCGCAAATTTGTGATGATTCGAGTAAATTACAAAAATTTCTAAGAAGCAAATTTGGGCTTTGGGTCTCTGAAGGTGGAGCGTTTGGAGGTAACGGCAAGCAGTTTTTACGCATGAATATAGCATGCCCTAAAGAGCTCTTAAAAGATGGCTTAAGCCGTCTTAAAAAGGGAATAAACGCTTTTATAAATAGCGAAAAATCGTAA
- the moaC gene encoding cyclic pyranopterin monophosphate synthase MoaC codes for MMLTHLDEKNRPKMVDVSEKSPTTRIAVASGIIKMSEEAFNAIKENTGKKGPVLQTAVVAAIMGVKKTSELIPMCHPLLISSVDCDIVELPEITAFKLIVSVKIEGKTGVEMEALAGVSVGLLTIYDMIKAIDKSMQITDIALESKTGGKSGEYSRNK; via the coding sequence ATCATGCTAACACATTTAGACGAAAAAAATCGCCCGAAAATGGTCGACGTAAGCGAAAAATCGCCCACTACGCGCATAGCCGTAGCAAGCGGTATCATAAAAATGAGCGAAGAAGCCTTTAACGCGATCAAAGAAAATACGGGCAAAAAAGGTCCCGTTCTTCAAACTGCCGTAGTTGCGGCGATCATGGGCGTTAAAAAAACAAGCGAATTAATCCCGATGTGCCATCCGCTACTTATCAGCTCGGTTGATTGCGATATCGTTGAGTTACCCGAAATAACGGCTTTTAAATTAATCGTAAGCGTTAAGATAGAAGGCAAAACAGGCGTTGAGATGGAGGCACTTGCAGGCGTTAGCGTGGGGCTTTTAACTATATACGATATGATAAAAGCCATAGATAAGTCCATGCAAATAACGGATATAGCGCTTGAAAGCAAAACAGGAGGAAAAAGTGGCGAATATTCACGAAATAAATGA
- a CDS encoding DUF493 domain-containing protein produces the protein MANIHEINEKPDIKYPTLWEYKFILEAGINAQNTIDELVRGREYELKFSKFSSDKKYASYNLKLTVNSEKERLEIFNAIKNRAKYVL, from the coding sequence GTGGCGAATATTCACGAAATAAATGAAAAACCGGATATAAAATATCCGACCTTATGGGAGTATAAATTTATACTTGAAGCGGGCATAAACGCTCAAAATACGATAGATGAACTAGTAAGAGGTCGCGAGTATGAACTAAAATTTTCCAAATTCAGTTCGGATAAAAAATACGCCAGCTACAACTTAAAGCTAACCGTAAATTCAGAAAAAGAGCGCTTAGAGATATTTAACGCTATCAAAAATCGCGCCAAATACGTTTTATAA